Proteins found in one Polyodon spathula isolate WHYD16114869_AA chromosome 10, ASM1765450v1, whole genome shotgun sequence genomic segment:
- the LOC121322504 gene encoding protein disulfide-isomerase A5-like yields MAPWNFCESGTGTATMLIFVLLTGLPAFLQALKMSPLIETVSDHKDFKKLLRTRTNVLILYSRSAAVGESQLKFLSDVAQAVKGQGTIAWVNCGDSEGRKLCKKMKVDPGSKKNGVELLHYKDGTFHTEYNRPETYKSMVAFLKDPAGAPLWEENPEAKDVTHVENEKEFRKLLKKEERPILMMFYAPWCGVCKRMMPAFQQAASEVKGSYVLAGMNVHPSEFEGIKQEFSVKGYPTFCYFEKGKFLHHYESYGATAKDIVEWMKNPQPPQPQAPEVAWSEQGSAVFHLTDDNFHQFLQDHPSVLLMFYAPWCGHCKKMKPEYDEAAEVLNKNQDSPGVLAAVDSTIHKAVGEKYHISGFPTVKYFENGEEKYTLPHLRSKDKIIEWLHNPQAPPPPEQSWEEKPSSVGHLGAQDFRETLKKKKHALVMFYAPWCPHCKNAVPHFTAAADLFKEDRKIAYAAVDCTKGQNNELCKQESVEGYPTFNYYNYGKFIEKYSGDRGESGFIGFMKTLRGKDQEKVGKRKEEL; encoded by the exons ACTGGGCTGCCAGCTTTTCTACAGGCATTAAAAATGTCTCCACTGATAGAGACGGTCAGTGATCACAAGGACTTCAAAAAACTCCTCCGAACGAGAACCAATGTCCTCATTCTCTATTCCAGATCAG ctgcTGTAGGTGAAAGCCAGCTCAAGTTTCTCTCTGATGTGGCACAAGCTGTGAAAGGCCAGGGTACCATTGCGTGGGTGAATTGTGG AGACTCTGAAGGACGAAAGCTCTGCAAAAAGATGAAGGTCGACCCCGGCTCGAAGAAAAATGGAGTTGAATTGCTGCATTACAA gGATGGAACCTTTCATACAGAATATAACAGACCTGAAACATACaag TCCATGGTCGCTTTTCTAAAGGATCCAGCTGGGGCTCCATTATGGGAAGAGAATCCAGAAGCCAAAGACGTCACTCACGTTGAAAATGAGAAG GAATTCAGAAAGCTGCTGAAGAAGGAGGAAAGGCCAATTCTAATGATGTTTTACGCTCCAT GGTGTGGTGTATGTAAGAGAATGATGCCTGCGTTCCAGCAGGCAGCCTCCGAAGTCAAGGGTTCGTAT gTGCTTGCAGGAATGAACGTGCACCCGTCAGAGTTTGAAGGGATCAAGCAGGAGTTCAGTGTCAAGGGATATCCCACCTTCTGTTACTTTGA gaaagGGAAGTTTCTCCACCACTATGAAAGCTATGGGGCAACAGCAAAAGACATAGTGGAGTGGATGAAAAA CCCTCAGCCTCCGCAGCCCCAAGCTCCAGAGGTGGCGTGGTCTGAACAGGGCTCTGCAGTGTTCCACCTGACTGACGACAATTTCCACCAGTTCCTCCAGGATCACCCTTCAGTGCTGCTCATGTTTTATGCCCCGT ggTGTGGACACTGTAAGAAGATGAAGCCTGAATACGACGAGGCTGCTGAGGTCCTCAACAAGAACCAGGAT AGCCCAGGTGTGCTGGCAGCAGTCGACTCCACGATCCACAAAGCTGTGGGGGAGAAGTACCACATCTCCGGCTTCCCTACAGTCAAGTACTTTGAGAATGGAGAGGAGAAATACACCCTGCCCCACCTCCGCAGCAAGGACAAGATCATTGAGTGGCTTCACAA CCCACAGGCCCCCCCTCCTCCGGAGCAGTCCTGGGAAGAGAAGCCATCCAGCGTCGGCCACCTGGGGGCGCAGGATTTCCGCGAGACcctgaagaagaagaagcacGCACTTGTCATGTTTTACGCTCCAT GGTGCCCACACTGTAAGAATGCAGTCCCCCACTTCACAGCCGCCGCGGACCTGTTTAAAGAAGACCGAAAG ATTGCTTATGCTGCTGTGGACTGCACCAAAGGGCAGAACAATGAGCTCTGCAAACAAGAAAGTGTCGAGGGTTACCCGACCTTCAATTACTACAACTATGGAAAATTCATTGAGAAATACAGTGGAGACAGAGGG GAGTCGGGATTTATTGGCTTCATGAAGACACTACGAGGGAAGGATCAGGAAAAGGTGGGCAAGCGGAAAGAAGAGTTGTAA